Proteins found in one Hyalangium gracile genomic segment:
- a CDS encoding restriction endonuclease subunit S, whose amino-acid sequence MGRERRTVTLGELCEFRGGVAFPLRYQGRPRGDFPFIKVSDLSRPGNELFISRAEHWVDAETASALRARPVPASSIIFAKVGEAIRQNRKRLTTRPTLLDNNLMAAVPREGVEPRFLYYLLCTLDFEEQIEGSALPYLKASVLEQIEVELPALQEQRRIAEVLGTIDERIELARQLNRTLEALASKLFQAWFVEFYPVVAKSEGRQPLGMSEEVAALFPDELVMTEGDPLPQGWRWGTLGDVARQVRERTRPGGLEGSTPYIGLEHMPQRSITLAHWGTAAQVQSQKSRFRKGHVLFGKLRPYFHKVGIAPVEGVCSTDILVVEPFEESFFSFVLGHLSSVEFVSFANAGSDGTRMPRTSWERMARYPIALPDEPCVAAFDRLTRPLFDKLLANIEEGRTLLQLRELLLPWLLTGEAPAPAEADAP is encoded by the coding sequence GTGGGGCGTGAGCGCCGGACCGTGACGCTGGGAGAGCTCTGCGAGTTCCGCGGCGGAGTGGCCTTCCCGCTCCGGTACCAGGGGCGGCCCCGGGGCGACTTCCCGTTCATCAAGGTCAGCGACCTGAGCCGCCCGGGCAACGAGCTGTTCATCTCTCGCGCCGAGCACTGGGTGGACGCGGAGACCGCCTCCGCCTTGAGGGCCAGGCCCGTGCCGGCCTCCTCCATCATCTTCGCCAAGGTGGGCGAGGCGATCCGGCAGAACCGCAAGCGGTTGACCACGCGCCCCACGCTGCTGGACAACAACCTGATGGCCGCCGTCCCCCGGGAGGGCGTGGAGCCCCGCTTCCTCTACTACCTGCTGTGCACGCTCGACTTCGAGGAGCAGATCGAGGGCTCGGCCCTGCCGTACCTCAAGGCGTCCGTGCTGGAGCAGATCGAGGTGGAGCTGCCTGCGCTCCAGGAGCAGCGGCGCATCGCGGAGGTGCTCGGGACGATCGACGAGCGCATCGAGCTCGCCCGGCAGCTCAACCGCACGCTCGAGGCGCTGGCCTCGAAGCTGTTCCAGGCCTGGTTCGTCGAGTTCTACCCCGTGGTGGCGAAGTCCGAGGGACGGCAGCCGCTGGGAATGAGCGAAGAGGTCGCGGCGCTGTTCCCGGACGAGCTCGTCATGACGGAGGGCGACCCGCTGCCCCAGGGCTGGCGCTGGGGCACGCTGGGAGACGTCGCGCGGCAGGTGCGCGAGCGGACACGCCCGGGAGGGCTCGAGGGCTCCACGCCCTATATCGGCCTGGAGCACATGCCCCAGCGCTCCATCACCCTGGCCCACTGGGGCACCGCCGCGCAGGTGCAGAGCCAGAAGTCCCGCTTCCGCAAGGGGCACGTGCTGTTCGGCAAGCTGCGCCCCTACTTCCACAAGGTGGGCATCGCCCCCGTCGAGGGCGTCTGCTCCACCGACATCCTCGTGGTGGAGCCCTTCGAGGAGTCCTTCTTCAGCTTCGTGCTCGGACACCTCTCCAGCGTCGAGTTCGTCAGCTTCGCCAACGCCGGCTCCGATGGTACGCGGATGCCTCGCACGAGCTGGGAGCGCATGGCGCGCTACCCCATCGCCCTGCCGGACGAGCCGTGCGTCGCGGCGTTCGACCGACTCACGCGCCCCCTCTTCGACAAGCTGCTCGCCAACATCGAGGAGGGCCGGACGCTGCTGCAGCTCCGGGAGCTGCTGCTGCCCTGGCTGCTCACGGGCGAGGCGCCTGCCCCCGCCGAGGCAGACGCACCCTGA
- a CDS encoding response regulator translates to MQQRPILLVEDSPEDVEVLRRAFRKLNFTRPVQHCDTARNAWAYLRGPSAALEAPTRPCLVLLDLNLPGEDGRSFLQQLKASEDFKSLPVVIFSTSANLRDVDFCYRHGAAAYQVKLMDMEEQVRHLRAMLDYWFGAAVLPSRGA, encoded by the coding sequence ATGCAGCAGCGCCCGATTCTGCTCGTCGAGGACAGCCCCGAGGACGTGGAGGTGCTGCGGCGCGCCTTCCGCAAGCTGAACTTCACCCGGCCCGTCCAGCACTGCGACACGGCGCGCAACGCCTGGGCCTACCTGCGCGGCCCGAGCGCCGCGCTCGAGGCTCCCACGCGCCCCTGCCTCGTCCTGCTGGACCTGAACCTGCCGGGCGAGGACGGCCGCTCCTTCCTCCAGCAGCTGAAGGCCAGCGAGGACTTCAAGTCCCTGCCCGTCGTGATCTTCTCCACCTCCGCCAACCTCCGGGACGTGGACTTCTGCTATCGCCACGGCGCCGCCGCCTATCAGGTGAAGCTCATGGATATGGAGGAGCAGGTGCGCCACCTCCGCGCGATGCTGGACTACTGGTTCGGTGCCGCTGTTCTGCCCTCGAGGGGAGCGTAG
- a CDS encoding PAS domain-containing protein: protein MKPQRRILIVDDSREDRVAFRRFLLRDVEHQNLVEEAPTGDVGVEACRRETFDAVLLDHHMPRMGGLETLRALRALPGWNTPVVALTSTGRADVARQMLEAGATDFLFKDDVTASSLNRAITNAITKDRLQRRVEKAAWRTARLQQVTAELSRARLPRQVVDVFLQQAMDALGAAAAYLALLSRDGDSLELDASTGFQQEELQDWKRILLNVALPITDAARTGALITSESLEDRVSRYPVLKGVHPQYPALAALSLRVGDQRLGAVIFFFSQPRVFEEEERDFILVLARQCAQALDRARMYEEARLARDSARLEEERFRALILASSPVVWRADASGQGATNITVHEGRLGQSLERSTGLQWMDALHPEDQEAVLRQWSEAVRTEQLFRAEFRVRARDGSWRIHLSQGVPVRGSDGVVREWIGANWDVTEERGAEAERARLYAALQESETQRRMALEAGRLGTWAWELAADRIDMDTVGRALLGLPEQVPLSAGMLSEHVHPEDLTRERAFFQDFLRAGSKSEYELEFRVLPPGGGLRWVVCRGSMIRDGRDPPKRILGVCYDITERKTLELDLLRQREAERKRADFERQLVGIVSHDLKNPLSAILMQSAMAVVQGGLDERTLKMMTRIQSSAERASRMIRDLLDFTQARLGGGIPLQVRELDAREVVAQVLEEVRQAFPYRRLSLEATGDTAGAWDGDRLAQVLTNLLQNALKYSPEDTGIQVRLHGEGAEVELSVHNQGAPIPAERLPHLFEPMQRATSQEDKASRSVGLGLYIVKHIVEAHRGTVSVSSREGEGTVFRVRLPRRGQAPRP from the coding sequence ATGAAGCCCCAGCGGCGTATCCTGATCGTGGATGACAGCAGGGAGGACCGTGTCGCCTTCAGGCGCTTCCTCCTGCGGGACGTGGAGCACCAGAACCTCGTGGAGGAGGCGCCCACGGGGGATGTCGGCGTCGAGGCCTGTCGGAGGGAGACCTTCGACGCCGTGCTGCTCGACCACCACATGCCTCGCATGGGGGGCCTGGAGACGCTTCGGGCCCTGCGCGCCCTGCCTGGGTGGAACACGCCCGTCGTCGCGCTGACGAGCACCGGGCGCGCGGACGTCGCCCGCCAGATGCTCGAGGCCGGGGCCACCGACTTCCTCTTCAAGGACGACGTCACCGCCTCGTCCCTCAACCGGGCCATCACCAACGCCATCACGAAGGACCGGCTCCAGCGCCGGGTGGAGAAGGCGGCCTGGCGCACCGCCCGGCTGCAGCAGGTGACGGCGGAGCTGTCGCGCGCGCGGCTGCCTCGGCAGGTGGTCGACGTCTTCCTGCAGCAGGCGATGGATGCGCTGGGCGCGGCGGCGGCCTACCTGGCGCTGCTCTCCCGGGACGGGGACTCCCTCGAGCTGGACGCCAGCACGGGCTTCCAGCAGGAGGAGCTCCAGGACTGGAAGCGCATCCTGCTCAACGTCGCGCTCCCCATCACGGATGCGGCGCGCACGGGAGCGCTCATCACCAGCGAGAGCCTGGAGGATCGCGTCTCCCGCTATCCGGTCCTGAAGGGGGTTCATCCCCAGTACCCGGCGCTGGCGGCGCTCTCGCTGCGCGTGGGGGATCAGCGGCTGGGCGCCGTCATCTTCTTCTTCTCCCAGCCGCGCGTCTTCGAGGAAGAGGAGCGGGACTTCATCCTCGTGCTCGCGCGCCAGTGCGCCCAGGCGCTGGATCGAGCGCGCATGTACGAGGAAGCGCGCCTGGCGCGCGACTCGGCCCGGCTGGAAGAGGAGCGCTTCCGGGCGCTCATCCTGGCCTCTTCGCCCGTGGTGTGGCGCGCGGATGCGTCCGGCCAGGGGGCCACCAACATCACCGTCCACGAGGGGCGGTTGGGGCAGTCCCTTGAGCGGTCGACGGGGCTGCAGTGGATGGATGCCCTCCATCCGGAGGACCAGGAAGCCGTCCTGCGGCAGTGGAGCGAGGCCGTCCGGACGGAGCAGCTGTTCCGGGCGGAGTTCCGCGTCCGCGCGCGAGATGGGAGCTGGCGGATCCACCTCTCCCAGGGCGTCCCCGTGCGAGGCTCGGATGGGGTGGTGCGCGAGTGGATCGGCGCCAACTGGGACGTGACGGAGGAGCGGGGCGCGGAGGCCGAGCGCGCCCGGCTCTACGCGGCGCTCCAGGAGAGCGAGACGCAGCGGCGCATGGCGCTGGAGGCGGGCCGGCTCGGTACCTGGGCATGGGAGCTCGCGGCGGATCGCATCGACATGGACACGGTGGGCAGGGCGCTCCTGGGGCTGCCTGAGCAGGTGCCGCTCTCCGCGGGGATGCTGAGCGAGCACGTGCACCCCGAGGATCTGACCCGGGAGCGGGCCTTCTTCCAGGACTTCCTGAGGGCGGGCTCGAAGTCGGAGTATGAGCTGGAGTTTCGCGTCCTGCCGCCGGGAGGAGGCCTGCGCTGGGTCGTCTGCAGGGGCAGCATGATCCGCGACGGGCGAGATCCCCCCAAGCGCATCCTCGGCGTCTGCTACGACATCACCGAGCGAAAGACATTGGAGCTCGACCTGCTGCGCCAGAGGGAGGCCGAGCGCAAACGCGCGGACTTCGAGCGGCAGCTCGTCGGCATCGTCAGCCATGACTTGAAGAACCCGCTGTCGGCCATCCTCATGCAGTCGGCCATGGCCGTGGTCCAGGGGGGCCTGGACGAGCGCACCCTGAAGATGATGACGCGCATCCAGTCCTCCGCGGAGCGCGCGAGCCGGATGATCCGCGACCTGCTCGACTTCACCCAGGCGCGGCTGGGAGGCGGCATCCCCCTGCAGGTGCGCGAGCTCGACGCGCGCGAGGTCGTCGCCCAGGTGCTGGAGGAGGTGCGCCAGGCCTTCCCGTACCGGCGGCTCAGCCTCGAGGCGACGGGAGACACGGCTGGCGCGTGGGATGGGGATCGGCTGGCGCAGGTGCTCACCAACCTCCTCCAGAACGCGCTGAAGTACAGCCCCGAGGACACGGGCATCCAGGTCCGCCTGCACGGGGAGGGCGCGGAGGTGGAGCTGTCCGTCCACAACCAGGGCGCGCCCATTCCCGCCGAGCGGCTGCCGCACCTCTTCGAGCCCATGCAGCGCGCCACCTCCCAGGAGGACAAGGCCAGCCGGAGCGTGGGCCTGGGGCTCTACATCGTGAAGCACATCGTGGAGGCCCACCGCGGCACCGTCTCCGTCAGCTCGCGGGAGGGCGAGGGCACCGTGTTCAGGGTGCGTCTGCCTCGGCGGGGGCAGGCGCCTCGCCCGTGA
- a CDS encoding type I restriction-modification system subunit M: MSRNPARGVRKQAHPVREPTGTGVAELVKELWQAAVTLRGSIEPAEYKRFVLPLIFLRFLSLRHEHRRPGAFAVPRKARWSELLAHADEEDIKVRLDDALEALEEAYPERLRGLLPRLYAASNMDRHNVAQLLRLFSREVFIRGLGGEDLLGRVYEYFIGEFASSEGKRGGEYFTPASIVRLLVAMLEPMRGVVYDPCCGSGGMFVQSDLFAQHSRQLAFFGQESKEFTYRLCRMNLFIHGLDGDIRLGNTYFEDKHPTLKADYILSNPPFNDGSKGREGWGADKLSEEDPRLEIAGKRMPLASRNANPMWMMHFLHHLKEGGSAGFVMAAGELSNNHAGRLEVRSTLIESDFVDCVVQLSSQLFANTQIPCTLWFLSKARAGGRGGRKRQGELLFIDGRALGAMIPGSRKQRQLSDEDVERIASVYREFRSTGRPEEVPGFARVATLQEVRDHAYALTPGRYVGSADVEEAEDFEERLPRLTAQLEKELARAESLDERLRALVKDLLRGA; encoded by the coding sequence TTGTCCAGGAACCCAGCACGCGGAGTCCGGAAACAAGCCCACCCGGTCCGGGAACCCACCGGCACTGGTGTCGCGGAGCTCGTCAAGGAGCTCTGGCAGGCCGCCGTCACGCTCCGCGGCTCCATCGAGCCGGCCGAGTACAAGCGCTTCGTCCTGCCGCTCATCTTCCTGCGCTTCCTCTCGCTGCGACACGAGCACCGCCGCCCGGGCGCCTTCGCCGTGCCCCGGAAGGCGCGGTGGAGCGAGCTGCTCGCGCACGCCGACGAGGAGGACATCAAGGTCCGCCTCGACGACGCGCTGGAGGCGCTGGAAGAGGCCTACCCCGAGAGGCTGCGAGGCCTGCTGCCGAGGCTCTATGCCGCGTCGAACATGGACCGGCACAACGTGGCGCAGCTGCTCCGCCTGTTCTCCCGCGAGGTCTTCATCCGAGGGCTGGGCGGAGAGGATCTGCTCGGGCGCGTCTACGAGTACTTCATCGGCGAGTTCGCCTCCTCCGAGGGCAAGCGCGGCGGCGAGTACTTCACCCCGGCCAGCATCGTGCGCCTGCTCGTCGCCATGCTCGAGCCGATGCGGGGCGTCGTCTACGATCCGTGCTGCGGCTCGGGCGGCATGTTCGTGCAGTCGGATCTCTTCGCCCAGCACAGCCGTCAGCTCGCGTTCTTCGGCCAGGAGAGCAAGGAGTTCACCTACCGCCTGTGCCGGATGAACCTGTTCATCCACGGCCTGGATGGCGACATCCGCCTGGGCAACACCTACTTCGAGGACAAGCACCCCACGCTGAAGGCCGACTACATCCTGTCCAACCCGCCCTTCAATGATGGCTCCAAGGGCCGCGAGGGCTGGGGCGCCGACAAGCTCTCCGAGGAGGATCCCCGCCTGGAGATCGCCGGCAAGCGGATGCCGCTCGCGTCCCGCAACGCCAACCCGATGTGGATGATGCACTTCCTGCATCACCTCAAGGAGGGCGGCTCGGCGGGCTTCGTCATGGCGGCCGGAGAGCTCTCCAACAACCACGCGGGGCGGCTCGAGGTGCGCTCCACCCTCATCGAGTCCGACTTCGTGGACTGCGTGGTGCAGCTCTCCTCGCAGCTCTTCGCCAACACGCAGATCCCGTGCACCCTGTGGTTCCTCTCGAAGGCCCGCGCCGGGGGACGGGGCGGCCGCAAGCGGCAGGGAGAGCTCCTCTTCATCGACGGGCGAGCGCTGGGAGCCATGATTCCGGGCTCGCGCAAGCAGCGGCAGCTCAGCGACGAGGACGTGGAGCGCATCGCGTCCGTCTACCGCGAGTTCCGCAGCACCGGCCGCCCCGAGGAGGTGCCGGGCTTCGCGCGAGTGGCCACCCTCCAGGAGGTGCGCGACCACGCCTATGCCCTCACGCCCGGGCGCTACGTGGGGTCCGCCGACGTCGAGGAGGCGGAGGACTTCGAGGAGCGACTGCCCCGGCTGACCGCGCAGCTGGAGAAGGAGCTCGCCAGGGCCGAGAGCCTGGACGAGCGGCTCCGCGCGCTGGTGAAGGACCTCCTCCGTGGGGCGTGA
- a CDS encoding helicase C-terminal domain-containing protein yields the protein MGGAAELFTRHVFLDLETTGLDPRVDEVIELGALFFENGQEVRRIARLYSASRPLPITIRRLTGIDDGMIAGRPRFGSDVAELREALAGWTVVAHNAPFEKGFLPELLGPIRAPVLDSCELLHYLHPELSSHSLEAMLRWAGQKPRTAHRVVTDCLATHAVLVHALDGYIREGRADDVADLLTTLDPRPRAALRLAQVEAGEAELEGASEERPLVAMLSRLWEACRATPVSLKLEMTGGFLAGRPERLRAGGAKAPPEPEPGTPVQPVKADEVAALLGPGGALERMEEGGFKSRPAQLEMSQAVARTLSEGGQLAVEASTGTGKSLAYLAPAALFAARNGRKVAVAPHTKTLQDQLIEKDLPRLHRATGGAFGYALLKGQTNYICRRRALDATLVEPGMRHEARAPRAYLRAFLRRSPDGDLDRLSHWFRERFPVLNSLVPAVRSEAATTLGERCPHYHRCYYHSAVAQARAADVLVINQSLAFAWPPRYPKLDHLVLDEAHEVEDVATTALTVELSDAAFFRLTERLHGRDGRRGLFAELRKALASTRKAEGRVLMSEVESALNALLSAARELGDRVTTLCEPAAAPNEDSDEAAYAPELRVTEAVRAQPAWAPVRDGIQEVHAALRELHKLLSVRLLEALPELAVRQPALERELSGAVSELADLTALAEELAGEPAQGRCYAATAEPKRQRWSVGAQPVDVSAYVSRDFAAQKRALVLTSATLSTGPESPFVLRRLGLNGRGELPPPRLLRATSPFRLREQALVVLVTDAPRAHEEPFVDWAAMRISGLAQAMGGRLLGLFASTRRMERVAREVQTRLEPLGIEVLRQTRGHGRSLVARQERDAGTVLLGTKSFWQGVDIPGRGVGCVFIDKLPLEPPSRPLVAAREEALTRGGSDYLGFVQYRLPRALLLLRQGVGRLIRSHADRGVVVIADPGNPSYRGHLLDALSGYRVEALPWAQARLKLHAELRAMGLTVDLTRP from the coding sequence ATGGGCGGTGCGGCGGAGCTCTTCACTCGGCATGTGTTCCTCGACCTCGAGACGACGGGGCTCGATCCCCGCGTGGACGAGGTCATCGAGCTGGGTGCCCTCTTCTTCGAGAACGGCCAGGAGGTGCGCCGCATCGCCCGGCTGTACTCGGCCTCTCGCCCCCTGCCCATCACCATCCGCCGGCTGACCGGCATCGACGATGGGATGATCGCGGGCAGGCCGCGCTTCGGCAGCGACGTGGCCGAGCTGCGCGAGGCGCTCGCCGGCTGGACGGTGGTGGCCCACAACGCGCCCTTCGAGAAGGGCTTCCTGCCGGAGCTGCTAGGGCCCATCCGCGCTCCGGTGCTCGACTCGTGCGAGCTGCTGCACTACCTGCACCCGGAGCTGTCGAGCCACTCGCTGGAGGCCATGCTGCGGTGGGCGGGGCAGAAGCCGCGCACCGCGCACCGCGTGGTGACCGACTGCCTGGCGACGCACGCGGTGCTGGTGCACGCGCTGGACGGCTACATCCGCGAGGGCCGCGCGGACGACGTCGCGGACCTCCTGACGACGCTGGACCCCCGCCCTCGCGCGGCGCTGCGGCTGGCCCAGGTGGAGGCGGGTGAGGCGGAGCTGGAGGGTGCCTCCGAGGAGCGCCCCCTGGTGGCGATGCTCTCCCGCCTGTGGGAGGCGTGCCGCGCGACGCCGGTGTCCCTGAAGCTGGAGATGACCGGCGGCTTCCTGGCGGGACGGCCCGAGCGGCTGCGCGCGGGAGGCGCCAAGGCTCCGCCCGAGCCCGAGCCCGGGACGCCGGTGCAGCCCGTGAAGGCGGACGAGGTGGCGGCGCTGCTCGGCCCTGGCGGCGCGCTGGAGCGGATGGAGGAAGGCGGCTTCAAGAGCCGGCCGGCCCAGCTCGAGATGTCCCAGGCGGTGGCGCGCACGCTCTCCGAGGGCGGACAGCTGGCGGTGGAGGCGAGCACCGGCACCGGCAAGTCCCTGGCCTACCTGGCCCCGGCGGCGCTGTTCGCGGCGCGCAACGGCCGGAAGGTGGCGGTGGCGCCGCACACCAAGACGCTGCAGGACCAGCTCATCGAGAAGGACCTGCCACGGCTGCACCGCGCCACGGGCGGCGCCTTCGGCTACGCGCTGCTCAAGGGGCAGACGAACTACATCTGCCGCCGCCGCGCGCTGGACGCGACGCTGGTGGAGCCGGGCATGCGGCACGAGGCCCGCGCCCCTCGCGCGTACCTGCGGGCCTTCCTGCGGCGCAGCCCGGATGGAGACTTGGATCGCCTGAGCCACTGGTTCCGCGAGCGCTTCCCGGTGCTCAACAGCCTGGTGCCGGCGGTGCGCTCGGAGGCGGCGACGACGCTGGGCGAGCGCTGCCCCCACTACCACCGCTGCTACTACCACTCGGCGGTGGCGCAGGCGCGAGCCGCGGACGTGCTCGTCATCAACCAGTCCCTGGCCTTCGCCTGGCCGCCGCGCTACCCCAAGCTGGATCACCTGGTGCTGGACGAGGCGCACGAGGTGGAGGACGTGGCCACCACCGCCCTCACGGTGGAGCTGTCGGATGCGGCCTTCTTCCGGCTCACCGAGCGGCTGCACGGGCGGGACGGGCGGCGCGGCCTCTTCGCCGAGCTTCGCAAGGCCCTGGCCAGCACGCGCAAGGCGGAGGGGCGCGTGCTGATGAGCGAGGTGGAGTCCGCGCTCAATGCCCTGCTCTCCGCGGCCCGGGAGCTGGGAGACCGGGTGACGACGCTGTGCGAGCCCGCCGCGGCGCCCAACGAGGACTCGGACGAGGCGGCCTACGCGCCCGAGCTGCGCGTGACGGAGGCGGTGCGCGCCCAGCCCGCCTGGGCCCCCGTACGCGACGGCATCCAGGAGGTGCACGCCGCGCTGCGGGAGCTGCACAAGCTGCTCTCGGTGCGGCTGCTGGAGGCGTTGCCCGAGCTGGCGGTGCGGCAGCCGGCGCTGGAGCGCGAGCTGTCCGGCGCGGTGTCGGAGCTGGCGGACCTGACGGCGCTGGCGGAGGAGCTGGCCGGTGAGCCTGCCCAGGGGCGGTGCTACGCGGCCACGGCCGAGCCGAAGCGGCAGCGGTGGAGCGTGGGAGCCCAGCCGGTGGACGTCTCGGCGTACGTGTCGCGCGACTTCGCGGCGCAGAAGCGGGCGCTGGTGCTCACCTCGGCGACGCTGAGCACGGGCCCCGAGAGCCCCTTCGTCCTGCGGCGCCTGGGGCTGAACGGGCGCGGAGAGCTCCCCCCGCCCCGGCTGCTGCGAGCCACCTCCCCGTTCCGGCTGCGCGAGCAGGCGCTGGTGGTGCTGGTGACGGACGCGCCGCGCGCCCACGAGGAGCCCTTCGTGGACTGGGCGGCGATGCGCATCTCCGGGCTGGCCCAGGCCATGGGCGGCCGGCTGCTGGGGCTGTTCGCCTCCACGCGGCGCATGGAGCGCGTGGCGCGCGAGGTGCAGACACGGCTGGAGCCGCTGGGCATCGAGGTGCTGCGGCAGACGCGCGGCCACGGGCGCTCGCTGGTGGCCCGGCAGGAGCGCGACGCCGGCACGGTGCTGCTGGGGACGAAGAGCTTCTGGCAGGGCGTGGACATCCCCGGGCGCGGCGTGGGGTGCGTCTTCATCGACAAGCTGCCGCTGGAGCCCCCCAGCCGGCCGCTGGTGGCCGCTCGCGAGGAGGCGTTGACGCGCGGCGGCAGCGACTACCTGGGCTTCGTCCAGTACCGGCTGCCCCGGGCCCTGCTGCTGCTGCGCCAGGGCGTGGGCCGGCTCATCCGCTCCCATGCCGACCGCGGCGTGGTGGTGATTGCCGACCCCGGCAACCCGAGCTACCGGGGCCACCTGCTCGACGCGCTCTCCGGCTACCGGGTGGAGGCCCTGCCCTGGGCCCAGGCCCGGCTGAAGCTCCACGCGGAGCTGCGCGCCATGGGTCTCACAGTGGACCTGACGCGACCCTGA